TTTTgcgcgaagtcggctcaaaacaaaagtgaagtAATTAAGCACGTGGAGTGATTAATatgattctgtgttttcacatacACAAGTGATTATTTTGGATAAAAACGTTTACCTGCCTTCTGTTAAGTtgtgtcaattcaaatctggtattaggaacaaaagaggtcaatacacgtcttctaaaatagactagtattttaattaatgcaaaccacttcaatggtaaatatgatgttcgtatataccgGTCCACGctgggcactcagagaactgatccattgttctaagttcttcttcaaatactctgacagagatagttcccgctccctgctggccaatcagagtagagactgagcgtggtttagacttactcagcctatccgttggcgcacaggctggtcccagtcccttggcgcctcactgttgccaggtgtctagttgttttgcaacttatccagaaagtcagcacttttgcagtacacgtccttgagcgcggtataacaaagaggcagtgtgtatgtgtctgtgagaatcACAAGTtattatctcatcctaccccctagcgttcctcacatgaatcacagcttgttctgtgaaacaatttatatcagtacagtacaaacccattatgtttaatcattaatgcattccttctaagctaggcatcacatctagatccccacaCTTCCCAGTGTACACTATTAAGAAAATTAAACCATTTATTTTATGGGAAAAAAatgtttctggacgatgcaccatgctgccttgttaaCAACATGACCGAGCTGCGCCTGTTTGATTTGAGAAGGGCGCTCTTCCCTCCCGCTTTCGACGAATGACGTGACAGGCATTTGCCCGGTTCAACCCGGGCCAGTGTAATATAGTCCTTCCATGAGTATTTGAGTAGTCAAATGAAACTGACAAGATAATATAGACCTTGTAAACATTTGTCAGGCAAATGATGTCATATTAATGCATGTTTATGTGTGGGGAAATGATCAGTTTAGCAGCTAGCTAATTTACTTGGTGTGGTCAAATCAACTGGACTGATTATCTGTCAAAAaccagcatagctagctagctaacagtattaTGCAGTTGAAGTAACCCAGTGTGTGTATGAAATGTTGAAGCTACTAAGAAATCTTCCAGAAATCACAACCTTCTTTCATACTTTAGCAGGCTGCAATACCCATAATCTCAGTGCAAGTTATTCTGTAGATCCTATGAACAGACTAATAGTTAGATAATGAGTTATTGGTGCAGCAGCCCCTTTCTCCTCCCTGGGCTTGCCTGAAAGCAGCTGTTGATATCCAGCATCCACAGCTCAAGTATTGACTTGATCTCTAAGATCTCAAAGTGGGGTCTGTCTGTGTACCATAGTTTGTTGTGAGAACAGCCAGGAAAATCTAGGTCAACACCAGGTCCTTTTGTTTTGTTTGATTCCAAGCACACAACTGTGTGAATGAAATAATACCCTAGTTTTTTCATGTTTTTCATAATGagccttttttatatatatatatttggaatCACAGGTGTCTTTCAACACAGATGAGGCCAGTGTCTCTGTTAAAGAGGTAGGTAAGAGGATCTTGGGTCTTGGAAACATGTTTATCAACAGCCTTATTTGTTGGCTGGTAAAGATGGTCAAAACCACTGATTATCCCCTTCATAGTGGCTTGACTGTGTTGTTTCTCATTGCAATCTCCTATGATATTATTGCTCTTACTGACTGTCTGTGTTTCAGTGTATCGAAGGTATCATTGGAGGAATAGACTACAACCAGAACAAAGTGAACCAATGGACCGCCAGCATCGTGGAGCACTCTCTCACCCAGTTGGTCAAACAAGGGAGACCATTCAAGTTCATAGGTGTGATGTTAAGATATTTTAACACAACTGAGCTATGGGATTAAGAGTCAGTCACAAATTGGTCACATCGAAGTAGTGAGAAAACATAGATGCACTAAAAGTTGAAGTTGTTAGTATACCTTAGAAAAAGGTTTATCTTCTCCACCCTTAACAGGCTGGATGATGGGCCCTTTGTGACCAGGAGCAAGGCTCTGTTCGTGACCAGGAGCAAGGCTCTGTGCATGACAGAATGCTTACAGCAGGAAATGTATCACCAACATTGTCTTTTGTTCCAGTGAACTGTGTCATCACGCAGAAGAGTGGTGCTGGTCTCCACACCGCCAACTCCTGCTACTGGGACACTGCTACtgatggtgagagagaggaaaaccCAACACAGTACTACTCTACTACTAACTGTACAAACCATTGAACAGGCATTTGCTTTGTTGTGCTAATGAACAGTGTGTCATCCTTTGGCTAAATCAGGAGGGTGTAACATGCAGAACTTTAAGATAGAAATCTATTGAATTTTACTGACATGATTTTCTGTGATATTCTGAGAACAGGGGATTTTTCCCGCTCTGTACATTGCGTTTCTATCTGTATATGTTTTGAACATTGCACTACACTCAAGAAGCTGCATGTGTCGAACTGTATTTTACGTGTCTAAATTAATTCTGATGTTGTGTTCCCTTTGATTGGTTGAGATCTAGTAGGTTGACCTGATTGGTCTTTGTGGTGTCCTCCCACAGGAAACTGCACAGTCAGGTGGGAGAACCGCACCATGTACTGTGTGGCGAGTGTTTTCACTGTGGCCGTAACCTGTTAATGTGGGACCCTCAATTTCCCTTCCCAAAACCCCCTGTCTCGCACAGAGCCGATCACAGCCAGGCATGCACCAGGACCACCAAGCCTTGAATATCCTATGCTAATTACCCATTAACAGAAATGTCTGTTGTACAAAAACACCTCTTAACCCCACACTCACAAACTTTGACCACCCACAATGGGAATCATAGGATGATGATGTGTTGCTATATGTGGTGGATTTATAGTGTTGTTTAGTGTTGTCTgtgtgtaaatgtaaatatagacCAATAGTTAGAGAGAGATATGCTCAGTATGGATTTAGGAAATGGCACTACCCATACTGCTAAACGTTCTTCTTTCAACAATCACAGAACATCTTCAACTAGGCTATACATGTGTAATAATAGTATTAACTaaattaatacatcacaattataGTTACAACTGTGAACAGGCTCATCTAAAATGTTTTCTCTGAGGCTCATAGCAGAGGGATCAGGTTCAATACATTCCTAACAGAgtgcagagagaaagacaaattGGAGGTTCCATTGAAGCATTGTAGGTTTATGAAGGTGTATGTTTAATTTAAGAATATGTTAAGACATAATAATTAAATATACTCCATTTATATTTATTCTAAGACCATTCCCTGTAGATTGCTGAAGTTGTAGCTGTCCtacattgtatttgtatttatcaggatccccattagctgcttccaaggcagcaactactcttcctggggtccaaacacaatAAGGCCcctacattacatataaaacaaaatataaaacattacatcatataacattattacaccactacatatctacaatacaaaatgtataataccactatacaacaatattacaatgtacgtgtgtgtagagtgtgtgtgcgtgtctcttcacagtccccgctgttccataaggtggacTTTTAccagttttttaaatctgattcaaCTGCTtgtatcagttacctgatgtggaatagagttccacttcttacaaaaacaagtagtgattaatgaaaatgtatgcactcactactgtaagtcgctctggataagagcatctgctaaatgactaaaatgtaaatgtaagtcaatctctcctctactttgagccatgagagattgacatgcatattattaagtTAGCTctacgtgtacatttaagggccagccgtgctgcactGTTCTGAGCCAGttgtaattttcccaagtccctctttgtggcacctgaccacaaactgaacagtagtccaggtgcgacaaaactagggcctgtaggacctgccttgttgatagtgctgttaagaatgcagagcagcgctttctTATGGACAGACTTAtctccatcttagctactgttgtatcaatatgttttgaccatgacagtttacaatccacgGCTAATACAataatttccacattattcattacaagatttagttgaggtttagggtttagtgaatgatttgtcccaaatacaatgcttttagtttttttttatatttaggactaacttattccttgccacccattctgaaactaacttcagctctttgttaagtgttgctgtcatttcagtcgctgtagtagctgacgtgtgaTATTAAACTGACTGAAAATGCTTTTTGTTTCAACTACTCATGATACTGTAAATATGACTTGTGAGTTGTGACTGACATTTTTGTCCATTGACCTTTCAGTCATTAAATGCATTATTTAACTAATGTCATCATTTCCTGGTGTTTATTTGAGACATCTCACCAGTAAAGCAGGTTGACAGAATATCTAGTGAGGTTTAGGATAGGGTGAAACAAGTGCAACTGCTAGTTTCTTAACTTGTACACATTAATGTACATAGGGGGATTGTGAGGTACTAGTGGCGTTAGACAatttgcaacaacaacaaaaggttATCCTATTTGCTGCATTGTTCTAATCTAGGGCAAAGCCTTGTACCAGATGGGATTTTAAAAGAACAGGTGGAattaaattgtttacagacacaaGCTACTGCATTGGTCATATGACCAATGTAATTCTATGTAATTACAGATGTTTAAAGCGAGTAGTGAAACTCATATGACAAGCTTGTTTCTAAGAGTTTATTCATTTTATATTTAGGCAAATATTGAGCGTGAAAAGAGGCCAAAGTCAACACATGAGAATATGTCTGTACAGGTCTGATGAAGCAAGGGTATCCATAGCCTGAGAATGAGTGACAGGTTATAGCTGGTGAAAATAAAACAGTTACCTCAGAGAAGTTCTGAAAATGATTGCCTTGGATGATTTTGGCCCTCTTTTTAGCATCCTTCTGTCCTTGAGTTAATCATTGATTGAAGCTGTTGTTACTATTCTGTTCACTAACCAAAGCTTAGAAGATCAATTACTTCAAGGCTGGAGAGAAGGACAAATTGATTTTTTAAGAATTTGCTCCCAGCCTAACAAACTAGAGGAATATTCTTGGCTGGATTCCATTTAGAAAACTTGCTACCTCCCCTCAGCCCTAATCTGAAAATAGTTAAGAGAACAACATAAAATGTAGGAGCACCAGAAAAGCATTTTTGTATATTTATTGAGATAAAGCCTATATTGGGcctatatgaattctagctactttTGAAGCACATGCTGTGCCCTAGAAACGAATAAccctttaaagctgcaatatgtaactttttgtcagtaggaaccacatttgtttaagcaagtcagccatatcagcgtAGCATAGGAGCATACCATagggtaaccagtccatccagtatgtataataatacagtccacacgattacatttacgtcatttagcagacgctcttatccagagcgatttacagtttgtgagtacatacattatttttacatactggccccccgtgggaatcaaacccacaaccctggcgttgcaaacaccatgctctaccaactgagctacatcgaTTACTAGAatgtgtttaattttggagtataggctagaccaattatgtaccaaagacatcttaaatcagttttgtttgaTGTTCTTCTACCATAGATAATATGTATTGTACAgtgtcttgcgaaagtattcaccccccttggtatttttcctattttgttgctttacaacctggaattaaaatggatttttggggagtttgcataatttgatttacacaacatgcctaccactttgaagatgcaaaatattttttattatgaaacaaacaagaaataagaccaaaaaaacagaaaacttgagcgtgcataactattcacccccccaaagtcaatattttgtagagccaccttttgcagcaattacagctgcaagtctcttggggtatgtctctataagcttggcacatctagccactgggatttttgcccattctttaaggcaaaactgctccagctccttcaagtttgatgggttccgctggtgtacagcaatctttaagtcataccacagattctcaattggattgaggtctgggctttgactaggacattccaagacatttaaatgtttccccttaaaccactcgagtgttgctttagcagtatgcttagggtcattgtcctgctggaaggtgaacctccgtcccagtctcaaatctctgaaagactgaaacaggtttccctgtatttagcgccatccatcattccttcaattctgaccagtttcccagtccctgccgatgaaaaacatccccacagcatgatgctgccaccaccatgattcattgtggggatggtgttctcggggtgatgataggtgttgggtttgcgccagacatagcgttttccttgatggccaaaaagctcaattttagtctcatctgaccagagtaccttcttccatatgtttggggagtctcccacatgccttttggcgaacaccaaacgtgttagcttctatttttctttaagcaatggctttttctggccactcttccataaagcccagctctgtggagtgtacgtcttaaagtagtcttatggacagatactccaatctccgctgtggagctttgcagctccttcagggttatctttggtctttgttgcctctctgattaatgccctccttgcctggtccaccgagttttggtgggtggtcctctcttggcaggtttgttgtggtgccatattctttcaattttttaataatggatttaatggtgctccatgggatgttcaaagtttctgataatttttttataacccaaccctgatctgtacttctccacaactttgtccctgacctgtttggtcttcatggtgccgcttgcttggtggtgcccgttgcgtagtggtgttgcagactctggggcctttcagaacaggtgtatatatactgagatcatgtgacagatcatgtgacacttagattgcacacaggtggactatatttaactaattatgtgacttctgaaggtaattggttgcaccagatcttatgtaggggcttcatagcaaagggggtgaatacatatgcacgaaccacttttccgttatttattttttagattttcTTTTTAACAagtggttagagggacattaTAAACTggctggttcgagccctgaatgctgattggctgacagccgtggtatatcagaacgtgtaccacgggtatgacaacatatgtatttttactgctctaattacgttggtaaccagtttataatagcaataaggcacctctggggtttgtagtatatggccaatataccacggctaagggctgtatccagtcAGTCCAGGTTgggtcgtgcataagaacagcccttagccgtggtatattggccatattccACACCTCCTCATGCATTATTGCTTAAACAGAgtcctgagtaccaggccattagcgacctgatggtAGTTAGCAAGTAAGGTatactaccaaagcatgtccagagtgcataaaaggagattaccatgactcaatggtcacgtggaattttactgctGCCATGAATCATGACTGCTGGTGTGGCGGTAGTAAGGTCACTGCATCAGCCCTAATTACAACccatgtgttgtgataattgcgttgtttgctctatagcctgttagttcatatgctttgacaccgtgatatataggcctaaggccgagacaataagaagacatgGTGGCAggataaattcaaccacacatttgtttaATTACAAAACCAGACAGCAACATCTGTCCAATGAAGTCCACAagacatattgcatgtaacaaacagttacatgacctacagcgtggtcaagcaaggtaatgtttccaacattttcggactactaaacaactattgatttagaaccactgagagttaccacaagtcgcaaagaatacaggagctgcctcccctattccagcaccatttcaacttcaacatttcaacatctaa
The Coregonus clupeaformis isolate EN_2021a chromosome 40, ASM2061545v1, whole genome shotgun sequence genome window above contains:
- the LOC121572508 gene encoding dynein light chain Tctex-type 1-like — encoded protein: MEESNSGEEVSFNTDEASVSVKECIEGIIGGIDYNQNKVNQWTASIVEHSLTQLVKQGRPFKFIVNCVITQKSGAGLHTANSCYWDTATDGNCTVRWENRTMYCVASVFTVAVTC